GTTACCTGTTGTTATTGATAGTCCTGCCGGTTGGGGCGATTTTTACACAGGCATTTTCACACGGTATCGGCGACTTTCTGAGTGCAATCACGCAACCTATAGGCCTTGCAGCACTGGGACTGACTGTGCGAATGGCGCTGATCACTGCGGTAATCAACGGGATTACGGGCACCATTGTGGCTTTTGTGCTCGTCCGGTTTCGTTTGCCCGGGAGGCAGTTGCTTAACGCGATTGTCGATTTGCCATTTGCCATCCCGACGACAGTGAGTGGATTGATGCTGATTTTCCTGTATGGGCCTACCTCTCCGCTGGGGACGTGGCTAGCGGCACATGGTGTCAAAATTATTTATTCTCCATTCGCTATTTTATTGGCAATGGTCATTGTGACATTCCCTTATACGATCCGTTCTGTACAACCCCTTTTGGAAGAGTTAGATCCGCGGATGGAGGAAGCGGCATGGACATTGGGGGCACAGCAGACGAGAGTCTTTCG
Above is a genomic segment from Alicyclobacillus acidoterrestris containing:
- the cysT gene encoding sulfate ABC transporter permease subunit CysT, giving the protein MIRQIRARLAFTTVSGYLLLLIVLPVGAIFTQAFSHGIGDFLSAITQPIGLAALGLTVRMALITAVINGITGTIVAFVLVRFRLPGRQLLNAIVDLPFAIPTTVSGLMLIFLYGPTSPLGTWLAAHGVKIIYSPFAILLAMVIVTFPYTIRSVQPLLEELDPRMEEAAWTLGAQQTRVFRSILLPVMWPGITTGCSLCFSRALSEFGAVVMVAGNIPMHTQVSAYYLYGLLENYDSQGAASVSVVLLAISFFALLYQLFATRRVTRNQSKRVRLGELELGR